In the genome of Streptomyces collinus, one region contains:
- a CDS encoding outer membrane protein assembly factor BamB family protein: protein MTQPPPPPPQQPPQGGGFGPPQGQPPQDQPPQDQPPQTPPPAAGPNLGKAPEPGYGYPQAPQAPQTPPPAAPQNPPQPPAGYGYPQGAPAPQPPQAPQTPPGYGYPGQQPGPYGQPQQAPYGQPGYGQPGFGQPGYGQQPGYGYPQQPTMPYQPQAGQPGGGKKLNAQMLIIVAAVVAIALIIGGGVWYASSGKDEGKQNDTAGQSGGTGGTDDDNGGTTSGKEKAPSDPSAKVLFQVPAPEVKNDSTVVVSGSWLTDKAYVKSGIARIVGYDRDKGGELWKIPLAGPVCQASRHVTDDNLTAVLYQPAMPTKADPSHGCSQIALIDLDAGKRLWTKTVKTGDQLINFDNITLSGKTVAVGSTSGGAAFDVSGKLLWSPKPADSCYDAGYGGGDKLVAVRKCGSYDQRQLHIQTIDPKSGKVISEYKMTEGIEYASIVSTNPLVVAADVGDSAGDGSGISDFFSIDSRTGKLRTRISAPGEQFAARCEGITRVEACNLLAVGNDRLYLPTEEHDGTGKYSQTNEIVAFDLATGKQTGQRADAGDGYTISPLRMDGGNLIAYKRPPYDKGGQVVSISGTGFKETTLLQNPATDAVRDVETSMSPEYSEFLYAEGHLFMSKVYASKRSTVREKEYLAVGFGTS from the coding sequence ATGACCCAGCCGCCGCCCCCGCCGCCCCAGCAGCCCCCGCAGGGGGGCGGCTTCGGGCCGCCCCAGGGCCAGCCGCCGCAGGACCAGCCGCCGCAGGACCAGCCGCCGCAGACCCCGCCGCCCGCGGCCGGGCCGAACCTCGGCAAGGCTCCTGAGCCGGGGTACGGCTACCCGCAAGCGCCGCAGGCACCGCAGACGCCTCCGCCGGCCGCCCCGCAGAACCCGCCCCAGCCTCCGGCGGGTTACGGGTACCCGCAGGGCGCTCCGGCGCCCCAGCCTCCGCAGGCCCCGCAGACCCCGCCCGGCTACGGCTATCCCGGTCAGCAGCCGGGGCCGTACGGGCAGCCGCAGCAGGCACCGTACGGGCAGCCGGGGTACGGACAGCCGGGCTTCGGGCAGCCGGGGTACGGGCAGCAGCCCGGTTACGGCTATCCGCAGCAGCCGACCATGCCGTACCAGCCGCAGGCCGGGCAGCCGGGCGGCGGCAAGAAGCTCAACGCGCAGATGCTGATCATCGTCGCCGCGGTCGTGGCGATCGCGCTGATCATCGGCGGCGGCGTCTGGTACGCCTCGTCCGGCAAGGACGAGGGCAAACAGAACGACACCGCCGGTCAGAGCGGCGGCACCGGCGGCACGGACGACGACAACGGCGGCACCACCTCCGGCAAGGAGAAGGCGCCGTCCGACCCCAGCGCCAAGGTCCTCTTCCAGGTCCCGGCGCCCGAGGTGAAGAACGACAGCACGGTCGTCGTCTCCGGCTCGTGGCTCACCGACAAGGCGTACGTCAAGAGCGGCATCGCCCGGATCGTCGGCTACGACCGCGACAAGGGCGGCGAGCTGTGGAAGATCCCGCTGGCCGGCCCGGTCTGCCAGGCCAGCCGCCACGTCACCGACGACAACCTGACGGCGGTCCTCTACCAGCCGGCGATGCCCACCAAGGCCGACCCCTCGCACGGGTGCAGCCAGATCGCCCTCATCGACCTCGACGCCGGCAAGAGGCTGTGGACCAAAACGGTCAAGACCGGTGACCAGCTGATCAACTTCGACAACATCACCCTCAGCGGGAAGACCGTCGCCGTCGGCAGCACCAGCGGCGGCGCCGCCTTCGACGTCTCCGGCAAGCTCCTGTGGAGCCCGAAGCCGGCCGACTCCTGCTACGACGCCGGGTACGGCGGCGGCGACAAGCTGGTCGCGGTGCGCAAGTGCGGCTCCTACGACCAGCGGCAGCTGCACATCCAGACCATCGACCCGAAGTCCGGGAAGGTGATCTCGGAGTACAAGATGACCGAGGGCATCGAGTACGCCAGCATCGTGTCGACCAACCCGCTGGTCGTGGCCGCCGACGTCGGCGACTCCGCGGGCGACGGCAGCGGCATCTCCGACTTCTTCTCCATCGACAGCAGGACCGGCAAGCTGCGCACACGCATCTCCGCGCCGGGCGAGCAGTTCGCGGCCCGCTGCGAGGGCATCACCCGCGTCGAGGCCTGCAACCTGCTGGCCGTCGGCAACGACCGGCTGTATCTGCCGACCGAGGAGCACGACGGCACCGGCAAGTACAGCCAGACCAACGAGATCGTCGCCTTCGACCTCGCCACCGGCAAGCAGACCGGGCAGCGGGCCGACGCGGGCGACGGCTACACGATCTCGCCGCTGCGCATGGACGGCGGCAACCTGATCGCGTACAAGCGTCCCCCGTACGACAAGGGCGGACAGGTCGTGAGCATCTCCGGCACCGGCTTCAAGGAGACGACGCTGCTGCAGAACCCCGCGACGGACGCCGTACGCGACGTGGAGACCAGCATGTCGCCGGAGTACTCCGAGTTCCTCTACGCCGAGGGGCACCTCTTCATGTCCAAGGTGTACGCGAGCAAGCGGTCGACGGTGCGGGAGAAGGAGTACCTTGCGGTCGGCTTCGGAACGAGCTGA
- a CDS encoding outer membrane protein assembly factor BamB family protein has protein sequence MTQPPSQPPHGGFGAPQNQPPQGGGYGAPQTPPPPQGPPQAPPPPQGPPQPGYGYPQQPGPYGQPGQPGPYNPGPYGPPQQPGPYGQPGYGYPQQPQYPGAPGTPPGGGSNNPFRGKPALIIGAAVAALLVVGGTVWAVTGGDDGKGKKKPVAQKTDDAKPGSSAPVNPGDGSGDGGEDPEDLNAGRQAGEAKVLWYKEAPDAPGSGADADGMWITGKTAVKAAYKQLSAYNVGDGKPSWDAITFPQKICATTPQKTSDDKIVVAYMSGSSDRAKCNQLQEIDLVTGEKGWKEEVADGALFDSVLSVELSITGKTLMVGRSQSGTAYDVTNGDKLFDKKKYGNACFPAAFAGGEKLIAVSSCGAGTDKEHDEVQELDPKTGKARWTQPFDKGWRVARTYSVSPLVVYSTNEDKKAWNISTFTSGGKFRSQVAFDEDFAPECGWAILERDLTGCEGVAADDSTLYLPTKATTGANEIVAIDLANGKEKWRVKSPSDESMLPIKTEGGKLIAYVEPSYDAGGQIVSIPTGGDSHKPSKLLQNPQGAADIENSFFSKDIDWADGRFYISTTRLSGNDDTKEKLMLAYGK, from the coding sequence ATGACTCAGCCGCCCAGTCAGCCACCGCACGGTGGCTTCGGAGCACCGCAGAACCAGCCGCCGCAGGGCGGTGGTTACGGGGCGCCGCAGACCCCGCCGCCGCCCCAGGGCCCGCCCCAGGCGCCGCCGCCCCCGCAGGGCCCGCCGCAGCCGGGGTACGGCTACCCGCAGCAGCCCGGTCCGTACGGGCAGCCGGGACAGCCGGGGCCGTACAACCCCGGCCCCTACGGCCCGCCGCAGCAGCCGGGGCCGTACGGCCAGCCCGGCTACGGCTACCCGCAGCAGCCGCAGTACCCCGGTGCGCCCGGCACCCCGCCCGGGGGCGGCTCGAACAACCCCTTCAGGGGCAAGCCCGCCCTGATCATCGGCGCCGCGGTCGCCGCGCTGCTCGTGGTCGGCGGCACCGTGTGGGCCGTCACCGGCGGCGACGACGGCAAGGGCAAGAAGAAGCCCGTCGCCCAGAAGACCGACGACGCCAAGCCCGGCTCCTCCGCCCCGGTCAACCCCGGTGACGGCAGCGGCGACGGCGGCGAGGACCCCGAGGACCTCAACGCGGGCCGCCAGGCCGGCGAGGCCAAGGTCCTCTGGTACAAGGAGGCGCCCGACGCCCCCGGTTCCGGCGCCGACGCCGATGGCATGTGGATCACCGGCAAGACCGCGGTGAAGGCCGCCTACAAGCAGCTGTCCGCGTACAACGTCGGGGACGGCAAGCCCTCCTGGGACGCGATCACCTTCCCGCAGAAGATCTGCGCGACGACACCGCAGAAGACGTCCGACGACAAGATCGTCGTCGCGTACATGAGCGGCAGCAGCGACCGCGCCAAGTGCAACCAGCTCCAGGAGATCGACCTCGTCACCGGCGAGAAGGGCTGGAAGGAAGAGGTCGCCGACGGCGCCCTCTTCGACTCCGTGCTCTCCGTCGAACTGTCCATCACCGGCAAGACGCTGATGGTGGGCCGCTCCCAGTCCGGCACGGCCTACGACGTCACCAACGGCGACAAGCTCTTCGACAAGAAGAAGTACGGCAACGCCTGCTTCCCCGCCGCGTTCGCCGGCGGCGAGAAGCTGATCGCCGTCTCCTCCTGCGGTGCCGGGACCGACAAGGAGCACGACGAGGTCCAGGAGCTCGACCCCAAGACCGGCAAGGCCAGGTGGACTCAGCCGTTCGACAAGGGCTGGCGGGTCGCGCGCACCTACTCGGTGAGCCCGCTGGTCGTCTACAGCACCAACGAGGACAAGAAGGCCTGGAACATCTCCACCTTCACCTCCGGCGGCAAGTTCCGCTCGCAGGTCGCCTTCGACGAGGACTTCGCCCCCGAGTGCGGCTGGGCCATCCTCGAACGCGACCTCACGGGCTGCGAGGGCGTGGCCGCCGACGACTCCACGCTCTACCTGCCGACCAAGGCCACCACCGGCGCCAACGAGATCGTCGCCATCGACCTCGCCAACGGCAAGGAGAAGTGGCGCGTTAAGTCCCCCTCAGACGAGTCGATGCTGCCGATCAAGACCGAGGGCGGCAAGCTCATCGCCTATGTGGAGCCGTCGTACGACGCGGGCGGGCAGATCGTGTCCATCCCGACCGGCGGTGACAGCCACAAGCCGTCCAAGCTGCTGCAGAACCCCCAGGGTGCCGCGGACATCGAGAACAGCTTCTTCTCCAAGGACATCGACTGGGCCGACGGGCGCTTCTACATCTCGACGACCCGGCTGAGCGGAAACGACGACACGAAGGAGAAGTTGATGCTCGCCTACGGCAAGTGA
- a CDS encoding ABC-F family ATP-binding cassette domain-containing protein gives MAVNLVNVENVSKVYGTRALLDGVSLGVSEGERIGVVGRNGDGKTTLIRMLAKQESADTGRVTHSGGLRLGVLTQHDSLDPGATVRHEVIGDMADHEWAGDAKVRDVLTGLFGGLDLPGFPKGLDTVIGPLSGGERRRIALAKLLIEEQDLLVLDEPTNHLDVEGIAWLARHLQNRRSALVCVTHDRWFLDQVCTRMWDVQRGDVYEYEGGYSDYVFARAERERIAATEEAKRQNLVRKELAWLRRGAPARTSKPRFRVEAANELIADVPPPRDSSELMKFASTRLGKTVFDLEDITVQAGPKVLLKHVTWQLGPGDRIGLVGVNGAGKTSLLRAMAEAARSDGETQPVGGRVRVGKTVKLAYLSQEVAELDPATRVLEAVQQVRERVDLGKGREMTAGQLCETFGFGKEKQWTPVGDLSGGERRRLQLLRLLMDEPNVLFLDEPTNDLDIETLNQLEDVLDGWPGSMIVISHDRFFIERTTDRVFALLGDGALRMLPRGIDEYLERRQRMEEAAAASAPAAVSQSTAPEKSAADQRAAKKELQKIERQLDKVSEKETKLHAQIAENATDFAKVAELDAELRELAGQREELEMRWLELAEDA, from the coding sequence ATGGCCGTCAACCTGGTCAATGTCGAGAACGTCAGCAAGGTGTACGGCACCCGCGCCCTGCTCGACGGCGTCTCCCTCGGCGTCTCCGAAGGGGAACGCATCGGTGTCGTGGGCCGCAACGGCGACGGCAAGACCACGCTCATCCGCATGCTCGCCAAGCAGGAGAGCGCCGACACGGGCCGCGTCACCCACTCCGGCGGGCTGCGCCTGGGCGTACTCACCCAGCACGACTCCCTCGACCCCGGGGCCACCGTCCGCCACGAGGTCATCGGCGACATGGCCGACCACGAGTGGGCCGGCGACGCCAAGGTCAGGGACGTGCTGACCGGCCTGTTCGGCGGACTCGACCTGCCGGGCTTCCCCAAGGGCCTGGACACCGTCATCGGCCCGCTCTCCGGTGGTGAGCGGCGCCGGATCGCGCTGGCCAAGCTCCTCATCGAGGAGCAGGACCTGCTCGTCCTGGACGAGCCCACCAACCACCTCGACGTCGAGGGCATCGCCTGGCTCGCCCGGCATCTGCAGAACCGCAGGTCGGCGCTGGTGTGCGTGACCCACGACCGGTGGTTCCTCGACCAGGTGTGCACGCGCATGTGGGACGTCCAGCGCGGCGACGTCTACGAGTACGAGGGCGGCTACTCCGACTACGTCTTCGCCCGGGCCGAGCGCGAGCGCATCGCCGCCACGGAGGAGGCCAAGCGGCAGAACCTCGTCCGCAAGGAGCTGGCCTGGCTGCGCCGCGGTGCGCCCGCCCGTACGTCCAAGCCGCGCTTCCGCGTCGAGGCCGCCAACGAGCTCATCGCGGACGTGCCGCCGCCCCGGGACAGCAGCGAGCTGATGAAGTTCGCCTCCACCCGGCTCGGCAAGACCGTGTTCGACCTGGAGGACATCACCGTCCAGGCGGGCCCCAAGGTCCTCCTCAAGCACGTCACCTGGCAGCTCGGACCCGGCGACCGGATCGGCCTCGTCGGGGTCAACGGCGCCGGCAAGACGTCCCTGCTGCGGGCCATGGCCGAGGCCGCCCGGTCCGACGGCGAGACCCAGCCCGTCGGCGGGCGCGTCCGCGTCGGCAAGACGGTGAAGCTGGCCTACCTCTCCCAGGAGGTCGCCGAACTCGACCCGGCCACGCGCGTGCTGGAGGCCGTGCAGCAGGTGCGCGAGCGCGTCGACCTCGGCAAGGGGCGCGAGATGACCGCCGGGCAGCTGTGCGAGACGTTCGGCTTCGGCAAGGAGAAGCAGTGGACGCCCGTCGGCGACCTGTCCGGCGGTGAGCGCCGCAGGCTCCAGCTGCTGCGCCTGCTCATGGACGAGCCCAACGTCCTCTTCCTCGACGAGCCCACCAACGACCTCGACATCGAGACGCTGAACCAGCTGGAGGACGTCCTCGACGGCTGGCCCGGCTCCATGATCGTCATCTCCCACGACCGGTTCTTCATCGAGCGCACCACCGACCGGGTGTTCGCGCTGCTCGGCGACGGCGCTCTGCGCATGCTGCCGCGCGGCATCGACGAGTACCTGGAGCGCAGGCAGCGCATGGAGGAGGCCGCGGCCGCCTCGGCCCCCGCCGCCGTGTCGCAGTCCACCGCTCCGGAGAAGAGCGCCGCCGACCAGCGCGCCGCCAAGAAGGAGCTCCAGAAGATCGAGCGGCAACTCGACAAGGTCTCCGAGAAGGAGACCAAGCTCCACGCCCAAATCGCCGAAAACGCCACGGACTTCGCGAAGGTGGCCGAACTGGACGCCGAGCTGCGGGAGTTGGCCGGTCAGCGCGAGGAACTGGAGATGCGCTGGCTGGAACTGGCCGAGGACGCGTGA
- a CDS encoding HEAT repeat domain-containing protein: MERLAEAVRRGDPDEVRALLEDGADPDTLVAGLPVLCLAVAAYDTDVADALLQAGADPLRPLPDGSTPLTRAVDGGSHLLALALATGRTPLTAPARADMLARARRWAEAGAETELRRITGLSGPVERIRVEDDEIGCWCEQLTLGPVTVRDEHRAILTSMEVRYGLRTPFDELVARALAHPDRDHVVWCDVVFTLGRRLEEETWQWTRDLLNHPDRLHRLLAAEILMSLILGDAVRDRYPFWERGRELVPWAEQEEDPEVLTALLNAMTHDSAPEIEAVGLSHLTHPDPRVRAQVPDTLERSEDGRSQVRPEGLAMVLTLAGDEDPGVREAACRWLGHYRGSEPEVGDALAVLTRDERQEIRIDAVSGLAYRDDPRCVEAEHRIGPRDPGLPFDERLMDVWRYQRRREAADGG; encoded by the coding sequence GTGGAGCGACTGGCCGAGGCCGTGCGGCGCGGAGACCCGGACGAGGTCCGCGCCCTGCTGGAGGACGGGGCCGACCCCGACACCCTCGTGGCGGGCCTGCCGGTCCTCTGCCTGGCCGTGGCGGCGTACGACACGGACGTCGCCGATGCGCTGCTGCAAGCCGGTGCCGACCCCCTGCGCCCGCTGCCCGACGGAAGCACCCCGCTGACGCGCGCGGTGGACGGCGGGTCGCACCTGCTGGCCCTCGCGCTCGCCACCGGACGGACACCGCTCACGGCACCGGCGCGCGCGGACATGCTGGCCCGGGCCCGGCGGTGGGCCGAGGCGGGCGCGGAGACCGAGCTGCGCCGCATCACCGGCCTCAGCGGGCCCGTCGAGCGGATCCGGGTCGAGGACGACGAGATCGGCTGCTGGTGCGAGCAGCTCACGCTCGGCCCCGTGACCGTGCGCGACGAGCACCGGGCCATCCTCACGTCCATGGAGGTCCGGTACGGCCTCCGCACCCCCTTCGACGAACTGGTCGCGCGGGCCCTCGCCCACCCCGACCGGGACCACGTCGTGTGGTGCGACGTCGTGTTCACGCTCGGCCGCCGGCTGGAGGAGGAGACCTGGCAGTGGACCAGGGACCTCCTCAACCACCCCGACCGGCTGCACCGCCTGCTCGCCGCGGAGATCCTTATGTCCCTGATCCTCGGCGACGCCGTGCGGGACAGATATCCGTTCTGGGAGCGGGGCAGGGAGCTGGTGCCCTGGGCCGAACAGGAGGAGGACCCGGAGGTACTGACCGCCCTCCTGAACGCGATGACCCACGACAGCGCCCCCGAGATCGAGGCCGTAGGACTGTCGCACCTCACCCACCCGGACCCGAGGGTGCGCGCCCAGGTGCCGGACACCCTGGAGCGCTCCGAGGACGGCCGCTCCCAGGTCCGCCCCGAGGGCCTCGCCATGGTGCTCACGCTGGCCGGTGACGAGGACCCCGGCGTGCGCGAGGCCGCGTGCCGCTGGCTCGGGCACTACCGGGGAAGCGAGCCCGAGGTGGGGGACGCCCTGGCCGTCCTCACTCGTGACGAGCGTCAGGAGATCCGCATCGACGCCGTGTCCGGCCTGGCCTACCGCGACGATCCGCGCTGCGTGGAGGCCGAGCACCGGATCGGTCCCCGCGACCCGGGGCTGCCGTTCGACGAGAGGCTGATGGACGTGTGGCGCTACCAGCGCCGCCGGGAAGCGGCGGACGGCGGCTGA
- a CDS encoding 4-(cytidine 5'-diphospho)-2-C-methyl-D-erythritol kinase, whose translation MSVTVRVPAKVNVQLAVGAARPDGFHDLANVFLAVGLYDEITVTPTDELRVTCDGPDADQVPLDRTNLAARAAVALAERYGRSPDVHLHIAKDIPVAGGMAGGSADGAGALVACDALWGTGASREELLEICAELGSDVPFSLVGGAALGIGRGERLTPLEVGGTFHWVFAMAGRGLSTPAVFREFDRLGEGTDIPEPVASGELLAALAKGDPDALAAAVSNDLQPAALSLFPELAGTLAAGRAAGALTALVSGSGPTTAFLVRDPESAAAVAQALLASGTCRTVRTASGPAPGATVAAAG comes from the coding sequence GTGAGCGTCACGGTCCGCGTCCCGGCCAAGGTCAACGTCCAGCTGGCGGTCGGCGCCGCTCGCCCCGACGGCTTCCACGACCTCGCCAACGTCTTCCTCGCGGTCGGCCTCTACGACGAGATCACCGTCACCCCGACCGACGAGCTCCGCGTCACCTGCGACGGCCCCGACGCCGACCAGGTCCCCCTGGACCGTACGAACCTGGCCGCGCGGGCCGCCGTGGCGCTCGCCGAACGGTACGGCCGCAGCCCCGACGTGCACCTCCACATCGCCAAGGACATCCCCGTCGCCGGCGGCATGGCGGGCGGCAGCGCGGACGGCGCCGGCGCCCTGGTGGCCTGCGACGCGCTCTGGGGGACCGGCGCCTCCCGCGAGGAACTCCTGGAGATCTGCGCCGAGCTGGGCAGCGACGTGCCGTTCAGCCTGGTCGGCGGCGCCGCCCTCGGCATCGGGCGGGGCGAGCGGCTGACGCCCCTGGAGGTCGGCGGCACCTTCCACTGGGTGTTCGCGATGGCCGGGCGGGGCCTGTCCACCCCGGCGGTCTTCCGCGAGTTCGACCGGCTCGGCGAGGGCACGGACATCCCCGAACCCGTCGCCTCCGGGGAACTCCTCGCCGCCCTCGCCAAGGGCGACCCGGACGCGCTCGCCGCCGCCGTATCCAACGACCTCCAGCCGGCGGCCCTGTCCCTCTTCCCGGAACTCGCCGGCACCCTGGCCGCGGGCCGGGCCGCCGGCGCGCTCACCGCGCTCGTCTCGGGCTCCGGCCCGACCACCGCGTTCCTGGTCCGCGACCCGGAGTCGGCGGCCGCGGTGGCACAGGCGCTGCTCGCGTCCGGGACGTGCCGGACGGTGCGTACGGCGTCGGGCCCGGCGCCCGGCGCGACGGTGGCTGCCGCCGGTTAA
- the rsmA gene encoding 16S rRNA (adenine(1518)-N(6)/adenine(1519)-N(6))-dimethyltransferase RsmA produces the protein MTSSPTSDALLGPADVRELAAALGVRPTKQRGQNFVIDANTVRRIVRTAQVRPDDVVVEVGPGLGSLTLGLLEAADRVTAVEIDDVLAGALPATITARMPERTDRFALVHSDAMHVTELPGPAPTALVANLPYNVAVPVLLHMLETFPTIERTLVMVQAEVADRLAAPPGSKVYGVPSVKANWYAEVKRAGAIGRNVFWPAPNVDSGLVSLVRRSEPLKTTAARREVFAVVDAAFAQRRKTLRAALSGWAGSAAAAEEALVAAGVSPQARGESLTVEEFARIAEHKANRHQEKEPA, from the coding sequence GTGACCAGCAGCCCCACCTCCGACGCCCTTCTGGGCCCCGCCGACGTCCGCGAGCTCGCGGCAGCCCTCGGCGTGCGCCCGACCAAGCAACGCGGACAGAACTTCGTGATCGACGCGAACACCGTCCGCCGGATCGTCCGCACCGCACAGGTCCGCCCCGACGACGTGGTCGTCGAGGTCGGCCCGGGCCTCGGGTCGCTCACCCTCGGGCTGCTGGAGGCCGCCGACCGGGTCACCGCCGTGGAGATCGACGACGTGCTCGCCGGTGCGCTGCCCGCGACCATCACGGCCCGCATGCCCGAGCGCACCGACCGGTTCGCCCTGGTCCACTCGGACGCCATGCACGTCACCGAGCTGCCGGGCCCCGCCCCGACCGCGCTGGTCGCCAACCTGCCCTACAACGTGGCCGTGCCGGTGCTGCTGCACATGCTGGAGACCTTCCCGACCATCGAGCGCACCCTCGTCATGGTCCAGGCGGAGGTCGCCGACCGGCTCGCCGCGCCGCCCGGCTCGAAGGTCTACGGCGTCCCCTCGGTCAAGGCCAACTGGTACGCCGAGGTCAAGCGCGCCGGTGCCATCGGGCGGAACGTGTTCTGGCCCGCGCCCAACGTCGACAGCGGCCTGGTCTCCCTGGTCCGCCGGAGCGAGCCGCTGAAGACGACCGCCGCCAGGCGCGAGGTGTTCGCCGTCGTCGACGCGGCGTTCGCCCAGCGCCGCAAGACGCTGCGGGCCGCGCTCTCCGGCTGGGCCGGATCCGCCGCCGCGGCGGAGGAGGCCCTGGTCGCCGCCGGGGTCTCGCCGCAGGCCCGGGGCGAGTCGCTGACCGTGGAAGAGTTCGCGCGTATCGCCGAGCACAAGGCGAACCGGCACCAGGAGAAGGAGCCCGCGTGA